Below is a genomic region from Candidatus Bathyarchaeota archaeon.
ACTAAGCCGGAAAAAAATGAAGCTTTGGCCATTTTCCTTGGAATAGCATTTGACACTAGACATTTCGTTTTAGCAAGCTCTTCTGCTCTAAAGACTGCGGCCGACTTGGTTGACGCTGGAGTAAATGTCCAAGAAGCCTTATCAATGCTCTCGCTGCCAATGGATCCTTCTGAGAGAATTGCCCGTCTGAAGGCTTCTCAAAGAGCTAAAATCAGAAAAATTGACGATTGGATAATCGCTCTGTCTCACGTAAGCGCTTTTCAAGCATCAGCTGCAAGGGCGCTTATATCTCTCGGTGCAGACGTTGCAGTTGTAGCTGGCCAGATAAACGATTCAGTTAGGGTTAGTCTAAGATGCACCAAGGAATTTCATGAGAAAACCGGAATTCACTTAGGAAGAGACATAGCTAAGCCTTTAGGCGAATACCTCCATGGGATGGGAGGCGGCCATTCGGTTTCAGCCGGAGTGAATGGAAGCGGAGACGTTGAAGCCGCGTTAAAACGCTGTTTTAGGTTAATTAGGGAAAAGTTAAAAACAGTAACGTAAATTCTACGGTTCGTTAATGAAGTGAAAGTTTAAAATTTAACAAAAATAAGTAGTTACTCTTATTTGAGAGAAAAGTTCGATGTAAAGTGGCGGAACGCTGTGGCAGTCATCGAAGCAAAAAACCTCACTTTCACATACGCTGGAAGAGAATCTCCCTCAATTAGGGACATAACACTTTCAATAGATAGAGGCGAATTCGTAATATTAACAGGCCCAAGCGGCTGCGGGAAAACAACACTTTGCAGATGCTTTAATGGGTTAATTCCCCACTTTTACAATGGAAAGTTGGAAGGCGAAGTAATAGTTGCCGGACTGCGAGTGGATGAGCATCCAACTCATGAACTGGCACGTCACGTTGGTTTGGTTTTCCAAAATCCGGAAAATCAACTTTTCGCTTTGTCAGTCGAAAAAGACGTAGCGTTCGGACTGGAAAATCTGGGCTTACCAAGAGAGGAAATACGTAAAACAGTGGATTGGGCTATGAAAACAACCGGAATCTATGAGCTTAGAGAAAGAGCGCCATACGAACTTTCCGGCGGTCAACAACAAAGAGTGGCTATTGCCGCTGTTTTAGCCATGCGGCCTGAAGTTATGGTCTTAGATGAACCAACATCATTCTTAGACCCCGTGGGTGCAAAGCAAATTTTCGACGTAATTTACAACTTAAACCGAAAGCTCGGCATTACCGTTGTACTAGTTGAGCACAGGCTTGACTTAGCCGCCAATTATGCAACAAGAGTAATTGTAATGAATGAAGGAAAAATAGTTTTAGACGGCTCGCCAAAGAAGATTTTGAGCTCTGAGGAAGCCAGACTCATAGGAATAGGCATTCCTAAGGCTACTATGCTCTATCAAATTTTGAAAAATGACGGTTTACCACTACGTGGAAACGAGACTCCGGTAACCCCTGAAGAAACAGCGAAGCTCATTGAGGAGGCTCTAAGGGATGATTGAGGTAAAAAACGTTTATTTCACCTATCCAAATGGAGTTGAAGCCCTAAAAGGGGTTTCATTAAAAATAGACAGGGGCGATTTTGTAGCAATCATGGGGCAAAACGGAGCTGGAAAAACAACTCTTGTGAAGCATTTTAACGGTTTGCTGAAGCCAACTAAAGGCGACGTTTTTGTGGACGGAATAAATACCCGAGACGAAAGTGTTGCAACCCTAGCTCGAAAAGTTGGATACGTCTTCCAAAATCCTGACCATCAACTCTTCTGCGAAACAGTAGAGCAAGAAATAGCTTTCGCCTTGAAGAATTTCGGTTTTAAAGAAGAACTTATAGAGAAAAGGGTTAAGTGGGCACTTAACCTTTTAGGGTTAACACAGTATAGGGAAAGCTCCCCATTCATGCTGAGCGGCGGCGAAAGAAAACGTGTCGCACTCGCCTCAGTTCTGGCTTGGGACCCAGAAGTCGTAGTTTTAGATGAACCTACCATTGGACAGGATTATATGCAAAAGGAAAGGCTTAGACAGTTCATTATGCAGCTTAGGTCTCAAGGCAAAACAGTTGTTATAGTCACCCACGACGTTGAATTCGTGGCTGATTGCAATCCAAGAATAGTTTTAATGGCCAACGGAAAAATATTAGCAGACGGCCCAGCAGAAGAAATACTTACAAATTCAAATCTACTAGCTAAAGCTTCGGTAATTTCTCCTCAAATAACCCAAATATTTTTAAAACTTAAGCATTTTGGGCTTCCAACGAAAATAATTGACGTTTACAAGGCAAGAGAAATAATTGTTGAACATTATAAATCGAAGGTGAAAAAATGAGTTTCTTTGAGGGTTTAAAATTTAGAAAGATTTCATCTCCTATTCACAATTTGGATCCCAGGGTTAAATTTGCATTTGTTCTCGTGATTTTTGTTCTAGCAATAGTCTTCTGGGAACTTCCGGCTTTACTTGTGCTTTTCATTTTACAAATTCCGTTTGTAATTTTGGCACGTGTTGGCAGACGGTGGATTCGTTCAATGAAAGGTGCAGCCTTCCTCGCGGCTTTAATATTCATAACGAATTTCGGTTTCCAATTCTTTTATGGTGCCGAGTCTCTTTCTTCTTTAATAGAGCGGTCGGTTGCAATGACTTTTCGCTTTATAGTTTTGGTGAGTTCCTTCTCTGTTTTCTTCCTAACAACTTCCCCCGACATGCTTGGCTTGGCTTTGGAGCAAAGCCGCATACCCTACGAGTTTTGTTTTGCATTCACAACTGCAGTACGTTTCGTTCCAGTCTTAGCGGATGAAGCCCAAACAATAATGGACGCCCAAAAAGCAAGAGGATTAGAACTAGAAAAGGGGAACTTTCTAAAACGCATAAAAAATTACATTCCCATTCTGGTTCCCCTAATTGTAAATGCAATTCGAAGAAGCATAGAACTTGCCGAAGCAATGGAGTCTAGAGCGTGGGGGGCAACCAAAAAAAGAACAAACTTGTACATTTTAAAACTTAAAAGAAACGACTATGCCTTAGCGTTGATAACAACCATGATCCTCGCAATTGCAATTTACGTAAGAATCTACGTTCCAATACCCTCAATCACGAGTTTTCTAACAATCTAAATTTGAAAATTTTTAGTCTAGAAACAGCTATAAAATCATGGAAGTGCGAAGTTTGCAACCTAAAACTCTTAGAATAATTGTTGATGAACGTGAAAAGCCTTCAAGTGTACCGGAAGCCCTAAAGAAGTTGGGCGCACAAGTTGAATTTAAAATGCTTGAAGTTGGAGATTACATTGTTTCGCCCCTATGTGCAGTTGAACGTAAAAGCAGCCGAGATTTCTTGAAATCACTTTATTCAGGAAGACTTTTCGATCAAGCTTCTAGAATAAGTGACTGCTATGAAAAATCAGTTTTAATTGTTGAAGGAGACTTTCCAAACTTTTTGTACGAGATGAAAAATCCGAAGGTTTTTTGGGGAGCTTTAACGGCTTTAGCTTTCAAATTTAACCTAAACGTTTTCTTCACAGCCGAGCCTTGGCAAACTGCAGAGTTAATCTATACTATTGCAAAGCATGAAAGCGTCAAAAAGCTTGCTGGACCCTACGTTAAAAAGAGATTTAAAGCAGAAGATGTGGAGCAAAATCAGCTTTTAATCGTTTCCTCCTTGCCCGGAGTAGGACCAAAACTTGGAGAAAGACTTCTTAAACGTTTTGGAACCATTAGAAGAATTTTTAACGCCTCAATTGCTGAACTCGCCTCGGTTGAGGGAGTTGGAAGGGCGAAAGCTGAACGAATAGCAAGAATTTTAGACTCCTACTATAAGCCATTAGCAACTAAACCCCAGCAACTTCCACTTGACGAAAGCAAACTGCAGACAACCTAAAAGTCGACGTGTATGCACGCTCTTCCGTAAGATTTTTAACTTTTAAATTAGAGTATGGCTTCTCGCGGAGAGAATAAATTTGAAATGGTTAAGGGCCGCAGCCCAAGAAATAATTGAAGGAGCTAAGAGGGCGTTAAGCGAACTTGATTACGAGCAAGTAGAAAAAATGATTCAAATGATTCTTGAAGCCAGAAATAAGAAAATATTCGTTGTGGGGATGGGAAGAAGCGGCTTTGTTGGAAGAGCCTTCGCTCTTAGGCTCATGAATTTAGGATTTAACGTTTACTTCATAGGAGAAACTATTACCCCGGCGGCGGAAAAAGGCGATTTGTTAATAGCTATTTCTGGAACGGGAGCAACAAAAATAGTTTTGACCGCAAGTGCTGCGGCTAAGGAAATAGGCGCCAAAGTCATAGCTGTAACGAGCTTTCCAGAATCCCCCTTAGGAAAGATAGCTGACCACGTAGTTGTCGTTGGAGGAAGAACAAAGGCTGGGTGGCCGAAGGAAGCTGACTATTTTGCCAGACAACTTGTCGGAGAAAGAGAACCTTTAACGCCTCTGGGAAGCATATTTGAGAACAACTGTATGATATTCCTTGACAGTCTAGTAGTCGAACTCATGGCTAGGCTGGGAAAGACTGAGGAAGAATTAAGAGCTCGTCACGCAACAATAGAATAGCAGTCATAAACTGTAAATTATTGAAAGGGGCTGGTTAAAATTCGCAAAAAATGGAAAAAGAAAAGGATGCGAAGACAAAAAAAGAAACGTCAGAAAAGAAGAGCAAGATACAAATAGAAAATAAGTTTCCAAATTACAAACCCAGTTAGGCATATCAAGTAAACTTGCTTTTCTAAATTCTGCGTTACACCTATATTTCAGAAATCACCAACCAAAAAGGAAGGAATTTAAATGGAAAAACACGGTCAATTATTAGAATCTGGAAAATACTTCATGCAGGGAAATGAAGCTCTTGCCGAAGGCGCACTGTTTGCAGGCTGCAGATTCTTCGCTGGTTACCCGATAACTCCGGCAAGCGAAGTTCTGGAGTACTTAGCCAAGAAAATGCCTAAAAATGGTGGAATTTGCATACAGATGGAAGATGAAATGGCTTCCCTTGCAGCGGCTATAGGCGCAAGCTGGGCTGGAGCAAAAGCCATGACCGCCACCTCCGGACCAGGCTTTAGCCTAATGCAAGAGTTGATAGGCTACGCTTTCATGACTGAAACTCCAGTTGTAGTGGCGGATATACAGCGTCAAGGCCCAAGCACCGGACAGGCCACTAAAGGAGCGCAGGGAGACGTTATGCAGGCTAGATGGGGGACCCACGGCGACTACGTATCAATAGTCTTGTCGCCAAACTCTCCTCAGGAAATGTTTGAATTGGTAATTGAAGCCTTCAACTTAGCTGAGAAGTATCGCACACCAGTCATATTGCTTGCAGATGAAGCAGTTGCACACATGAGGGAAATAGTGGAAATCCCTCCCCTTGAAGAAATTAGGCTTAGTGAACGTAAAAAACCAAGGTCTGTGAATGAAGCGTTTTTTGGAGGAGAAGATGTCCCTCCGATGCCTCCGCTTGGAGAGGGTTATTACGTGGCCGTCACCGGGTCAACCCATAATGAGTATGGAATCCGCTTTACCGCAGACCCTCAAGTGCATAGGAAGCTCGTTGAAAGACTTGTTGGAAAAATAGTTAAAAACACGGATAAAATCGCCAAGTTTGAAGCAGTAAACATTGAAGATTGCGACGTGGGCATAGTAGCTTACGGATGCACTTCGAGATCTGTATACGAAGCAATTGAAATGGCGAAGGAAAAGGGAATAAAAATTGGTTTTGTCCGTTTAAAGACCATTTGGCCTTTTCCGGAAAAACCAGTGAAGAAACTTGCTGAAAAAGCTGAATTTATAATTGTTCCGGAGATGAACCTAAAGCAGCTTTACTACGAAGTTCAAAGAGTAGCCGGCTGCGAGGCTGAGGTTGTCTCATTAAATAAGATTGGTGGAGGAGAGATGATAACCCCGGAGGAGATACTAGCTAAAATAAGGAGGATAATGCAGCATGAATGAAGGCTTTTCTCGGAAACTGTTTATGCGCGACTTGAAACTTCCATTTTGCCCAGGATGCGGAAACTACATGATAATAGACGCTTTTCTAAGGGCTGTCTACGAACTTGGCTATAGAAACTTGAAAAATTTCGTTTTCTGCAGTGGAATTGGCTGCGCCGCATGGATTCCTTCACCCTACTTCCTAGCCGACTCGATACACACTCCGCATGGAAGGAGCATACCAGTTGCAATGGGCGTAAAGCTTGTCAGGCCGGAATTGAAGGTTGTAGTCTTCGGAGGAGACGGTGACCTAGCTGGAATTGGCTTAAGCCACCTAATCCATGCAGCTAGGAGAAACATTGACATATCCGTGTTTATGGTTAACAATCAAGTTTACGGAATGACTGGAGGCCAAGTTGCACCTACAACTCTGCAGGGAATAAAAACGACTTCAACGCCGTATGGAAGTTTCGAAAGACCATTAGACGTCTCCAAAATCGTCGCAGAAGCTGGTGCATGTTACGTAGCCAGATGGACAACTGTCCACAGAAACGAACTCAAAGAAGCCATGAAAAAGGCGATTTTAACCGAGGGCTTCTCATTCGTTGAAATTCTAAGTCAGTGCCCCACAATGTTCGGGAGGCATGCCGGCTTTAAAAACTTGGCGGAAATAATGAAATGGTTTAAGGAAAAATCTGTTTCAATCGAGGAAAGTAGAAAAATGAGCGGGCGAGAATTATCTGACAGGATAGTTGTAGGCGAATTTGTTCATAGGAAGTTTATTCCATTAACTAAAATTTTTTCAACTCTTAAAAAGCAAGTATCAGAGGTGGTTTAAATTGAAAATTGAAATCAGAATAGCTGGCTTAGGCGGTCAAGGAGTAGTCTTAGCTGGAAAAATACTTGGCAAAGCAGCAGTTTTCGACGGCCTATTCGCCGTTCAAACTCAAAGTTATGGAGCTGAAGCCAGAGGAAGCGCCGCAAAAAGCGAAGTAATAATATCAGACAAGCCAATATGGTTTCCATTCGTCAGAAAATGCGACTTTCTAATCGCTCTTAGCCAACAAGCCCTAGACAAGTATTTAAAAGATTTAAAAAAGGACGGAAAATTGGTTGTTGATTCTACTTATGTAAGGGAAGTTCCAGAAAAATTTGGAAAAAAGCCTTACAGCCTTCCTTTCTGCAAAAATGCCAAAGAAAAATTTGGAAATGAAATTTTTGCAAATGTTATTGCTTTAGGCTTTTTAGCGAAAGCGTTTCGTTTGGTTAGCGAAGAATCCTTAAGAAAAGCCATAGTCGGTAGCGTTCCATCTAAGTATGAAAAAGAAAACATTGAAGCTTTTAAATTGGGCGTCAAACTCGCAGAGGAAATTTAAAAGCTAATCAGTTTCTGATCTTCTCCAAATCAATGTTTTAATTCGTGCTGCTGGAAGGAACCCTATTTTTTCGTAAAGTTTCATTGCAGCTTTGTTTTTTACATGAACTCTTAGATACGCTTGTTTAATATTGTTTTCAAGAAGCTTATTTAATGCAAATTTTATTGCTTGTTCACCGTAGCCTTTCCTTCTGTGAGCAGGGGCTATGCCAACGTTGCTTATTCTTCCCGTTTTAGAGTTAAAGTTTATTATGCCAATGGTTTGTTCTCCTTTGTTGATGAAGTAGAACTCTTCAATGTTGCAGTATGCGTCTAAGAATTCTTTCGGTAGTTCTGATGCAAACTTTAGGGTTTGGCTGAGCATGACGTCGGGAGAGTCGCTTAAGAACTCTTTTGCGAGACGTAGGAAAACTTGGATTTTCTCTCTGTTAACTTTGCTAAATTGAATTTTGTCTGAAACTTCAAAAGGCTGAATCATTTTATATTCCATTTCGTAACAGTCGTCTATTTCCTCGAATCCTAATGACTCAAATTCCGCTATTGCCTCCTCCTTTTCATGCGGAAAAGCTGCTAGTGCGTATTGGGCTGCTGTTCTTTTCACAAAGTCTAGGGCTTCAGAAGTAAATTCTCGAATTTTTTCCCACGAAACTTGAGGGTTGGCTACAAGTATGAAAGACATTAATGTGCCAGCGGGGGCTAGTAGCTGTATTGGTTCCCTTCCGAAAACAACCATTCCTATAGGCTTTCTTTCTTCGGCGAATACCCAGAAGGGAAGTCCCATGGCCCTTGCAGGCTCTGCGTAGTTGGCGACTTTTGCAATTACATCCTCTGCGTTTGGGTCATCATGCGAGTATACTTCCGTTACTTCCACCTTCTAATAATGTGGAATGTAGTTTGAAACGGTGGGATAAAAGCGTTTGTGTTAAAGTGGCCATTTGAGATAAGCAAAAATCTAAGAGTACTTTATTATTTCAAGTGGTTCACCGCTTTGGCGAAACTTCCACTGTTTAACATTGCTAAACGAGGATTTTGCACTTGTCTCCCTAAATATAATTTGAACACCTATTTGGGCAGATGCGGCCACGGATGCATTTACTGTTACGCCGTTAAATTTCCAAGTTTTACTGGGCCCACTCTTCCCAGAACTAGACTTGTTGAGCAAATAGCTGAAATGACCAAGAATACACGGCTAAAACTTCCCGTAATGCTAAGCGACTGCACAGACCCCTACCAACTGCTTGAAAGAAAATACAAAATTACACGCAAATGCATCGAAGTTTTAACTAAGCACAAGTTTCCATTGCTAATTGTAACAAAGTCAGACTTAGTCCTAAGAGATATAGACTTATTCCATTTAACACCAACAGTCGTCTCAATAACTGTGACAACTTTAGATGAGAAAACAGCAAAGTTTTGGGAACCAAACGCACCCCCGCCAAAACTCCGAATAGCTGCACTTCAAAAACTTGCAGAAGAAGGAATAACCACAACCGCAAGAGTAGACCCAATAATCCCCAGTATAAACGATAACACGGAGGATTTCGAGAAACTTGTGAAAGTTTTAGCTGAAGTTGGAGTTAAGCAGATTACAACATCAACCTTTAAGCCCGTAAGGGGATTCTTTAAAACTCTTAGAAGACTCAACTATGGGCTTTATAAGCGTCTGTATAGTCTCTACTCTGACGGAAAATGGATTCTGGGTTATAAATATCTAAGCGATGAAAAGCGAAGGAGGATTATGGAGCGTTTAAGATCCATAGTCCTAAATTATGGGTTGGAGTTTTCATCCTGTCGTGAGGGCTTCCCGGAGTTAAATACCACTTTATGTGATGGAACTGCTTTTTGTCGTGATATGCTTGATAGGTTTATTGATTATTCGAGTTCCGAATAAATGTTTATTAAATATTACGATAAAAGACAATATATCAGATATCGAAATATTCCCAAAGAGGAAATATAAATGTCAAGAATAGGAATAATAACAAACAATGCATTCCAATTAGCGAAAACCGCAGAAATAAGAAATTCAAAAGTAATAATGCTAGAAAAAGCAGAAATGCTAACAAAACTCTACAAACAACTCACACAAAATTTCCTTGATATAATAATTCTCAAAAAACTAAGAAAAAGAAAAATGAGACTCTGCGAACTGTCAAAGTCGCTTAAAAGAGAATTTTACATATCAATCGATACAAAAAAGTTACATAAAACAGTTAAATCCATGAAGGACAAGAAACTTCTAGAAATCTGCGAAATTAACGGCAGAAAGTTTTATTGCCTAACCAATGAAGGGGAGAGAACAGTTGAGACTATTCGAAGACTAGAAGACCAAATTCACGAAATAGTTTTAAACGCTGTTCCAAGCTAGCTTCGAGGAACTCGCTTAGACAAAAACGCAACATAATCATGTAATTCACACCTATCCCACAGTTTTTCCAGAAAGAAAAGTCTGCTGAGAAGCTTTTCAAAATCTTTAAAGCCAAATTTCTTCTTTAAACCAGTAACAACAATAACAGCGTCTTTCTTGGCTACTCTACCTATCTCTTTTAAAGTTTCAATCGGAGAAGGCACATTCTGAAGCAAAGTTATAGCGAAAACCACGTCAAAAATTCCATCGTGAAAAGGGAGATAATCAGCATCAGCCTGAACAAGAAAAACATTTTCCCTACCCCCAATCTTCCCCTTCGCCCTCATCAAAATCCCCTTTGACACGTCAACTCCAACAAGAATGTTTCCTAAAACATAATCAAACAGAAGGCCAGTCCCGCATCCAACATCAAGAATTAAACTTTCAGATTTTAAATTCAAATTTTCTAAGGAAAATTCAATTTTCAACCTTTGCTCCTGACCATACTGCAAATCATAAATATGCGCAATAGTATCATAATGGTTCATCACGCTACGTTTTTTCTTCCAATAATCCTCCAATAATTCCCCCGAGATAATTAACTAACCAATAAAATTTATTTGCTACAAATCTTCTGAAATAGTTTGGCGCTCTGGCGCTGGCAGCCCTGGTAGTATAGCCCGGTCTAGTATAGGCGGCTGTCGCCCGCCCGACCCGGGTTCAAATCCCGGCCAGGGCGCCACCCTACAAGTTTAAATCCTTCTTTTTTGGGGTTCTTATGGAAATATTCTATACAACAGCCTTGAGAAATTCGAGTTTGGATAGAGAATTTTTCTGTAAAAATTTTTCACAAATTTTAAGCTCTCACACAAATTCAATTTATAAATTCTGCAGGAGAAGGGAGGGAGAAGGAAAATATGGACAAAAAAATATTGGTTAGTATTATGGTAATCGGCTTAGTTGCAGCATTGGCAGGAGCAGGATTATACGCCTATTTCAGCGACACAGAAACAAGCACGGGAAACAAATTCAAGGCTGGAACATTAAACTTGAGAGTTGGAGGTAATGACCCAACAACTTGGCATGTAACGATATCCAATATCAAACCAGGAGACAATGGCACTATAGAAGTTCCATTTACAGTTGAGGGCACTATGAAAGGCTACGTTGATGTTAAAATAACAAACATACAGAATTCTGGAGGATCAACACCTGAACCGGAACCTACACCAGATAATGGTGAGCTAGGTAGTGAACTGCTAGTCACTGCGATACAGATGAACTCTTGGAAGATGAAGTGGAGTACCCCTAAGAGCTTTAACGACTTGAATGATATATGGTGGTGGAAGAATGGTCTCCTGGGAGCGTTTCCAGTAGACGGTTTGACATATACTCCGCCATACACAGATTCCATTAAAATATTCTGGGAATTACCTGAAACTGTTGGTAACGATGTTCAAGGCGACATACTGACATTTGACATCGAGTTTACACTGACTCAAGGAACATCGGGCATAGAAGTCCGTTAGACTCCAAAAACCATCAATCTAGCAGTGACTTTCAATGAAGAAAACTGATGCATTGATCCTGAGCATTGCGGTGATACTCTTAGCTAGTCTACTCGCTGGAACTGGTTTATACGCCTATTTCAGCGACACAGAGACTTCGAGTGGGAACATATTTAATGCTGGAACTTTGGATTTGAAGCTTAGTCATAGCAGTACTGGTCCGTGGACTGATGGAGTCACAGCTACATGGACTTTATCGGACATGAAGCCTGGAGACGAAACATCACTTGCTTGTGTTTTCTTCAAGAATTTTGGTTTAGTGCCTTCAAGCACTATGACTATAACTTGCGAGTATAGCGTGGAAGAAAAAACTAATCCTGTGGAGTCGGACACTGACCCATATACTAATAAACACCCGGACGAGATGGCAAAATACATGGTCATCACTTGGATGAAGTATAGAAACGACGAAGTTGATATCAACTGCTTAACAGGAGAGAATAATGGTTATCCTTCCAATGAAGAGTGGAAGATAAGCGACATGGATGGAGATGGAAGGATAACCTTATACGATTTGAAAATGGATACATTGGTTAATCTCCCATCACCAGACACGCAAACAAATGGAATAACACAGCTTGACATGAAAATCATGTTTGACACAAGCGCTGGCAACGACTTTCAAGGGGACATCTTTAACTTGACAATAATCTTCACCCTAAAGCAATAGAACAAGCCAGCATAAAACCCAATATATAAACCCTCTTATCTTCCCTTTTTATAAGTTAATAAGCAGAAGTGATTCATTTGAGGAAAACAGTTAAAGAGGCAGTATCCATCATTACAATTATCGCCTTACTATCTCCAATCTTAATTTGCTTGATTACCCCACTCTTTGTCGGCGGCTTCTTCAGCGTCATTATGTCAGGCAGCATGGAGCCGACAATCCCGGTCGGCAGCGTAGTAATAGTTAAGAAGGTTAACCCAGAAGACGTAAAGGTCGGCGACATCATAGCCTTCAAAACGGGTGAATCAAGAACCGTACACAGAGTAGTTGAGAAGATTGTTGAAGACGGCTCCTTCTATTTTAAGACCAAAGGAGATGCCAACGAGAAACCTGACCCTTGGATTGTTAAGCCTGAAGACATCTGCGGAGCCCTAATGTTGACGATACCTTACTACGGCTATTTAATATGGTTTGCCAGAACGCCCATAGGCATTGTGACTTTTATTCTCGTTCCAGCAATAATCCTTATAGTAAACGAGATCAGAAACATTCTTAAGTATAGAAAGGGCGTGAAAGGTTGAAAAGAAAATTTTTAGTTCTGCTTTTAACTATTGGATTTATAGGAACGGTTTTCGGAACCTTCCTTCACGCCTACTTCTCCGATGTAGAGAGAAGCCAAGAAAACATCTTCCAGGCTGGAAAGTGGCCAGCCCTAAACGCAACTAAGGGATTTAAAGTTCCAAAGCCAAACGAAAACGGAAAATATTGGCTTAACCTTACTGTTGAAAACAATACTGGCATAATTCTTGCGGCAGTTCCGCCAATCTTCATGCCCCAAATTAACATAACAAATACATGTAAGTTCAACATCAGCAAAGTTGAAATCCTCGATTATCTCCCAAAGGACTGGGCATGGAAAAACATAACCCTTCTATTCCTATACACTGACGGAAAAGTGTGCCCCATAGTTCCTCCACACTACGAAGTCAATTATAACCCTAAAACAAGGCTGCTAAACGTCACCATAGCCAACATAACGTCAGCCATAGGAAAACCAATGGAGCAGGATGAAAAAATAGAGCTAGCATTCCTAATGTGGTACAACCTAACAGGAAAACGCCTACCAGAAGAATATCGAATTCAACCTCCAACCTATGTGAACGCTGCAAAAGCAACAGCCTGGAGTACAGAAGGTACAAAATCAAACGTGGCTGAGACTTCAACCGAAATAAAGACTCAGATAAAACTGGTTGACAGAATACACGACGCGATCGAATTCTTGAAGGGCATGTACAATTCGACAGTTGGGCTGTGTGCTGAAGCGCCCAGAGTTGCACCCAACACTTACTGGCTTGTAAGCGATAATCTCTGGGCTTCCAAAGCCTTGGAGAAATATTATTCGGAACTCTCAAACACTATAAAATTAAAGCTCATAGAATTGGCTGAGGCCTATAACCTTCCAGTAAACAGCCAAGGCTTGCCAATAAGCTACAAACATGAAGCTGTCATTGGTAATGTCATACCCTTACCATTTAATAAAACCGTACCCTACACGTTGCACAGCAACAATTACACTTTAAAAACTGAAATAGCGAACGGAACGGCGGTAATAAAAGACTGGCAAGAATACGCTGACCTACTCCTTTTCGCGGCACTTTCAAAACACTGGGAAGGAAAAGACAATGAAGCCATAGCCCTATTCAACATGGCTAAAGTAATGTGGGACGGCACAGGAATAAACGATTATGCAACAAAGGCTAATGGGAAATACGCAACATACAAGCTTGCACTACTGCTCTACGCATCAAAGGTTCTAAAGCAGAAGCTACCCTTCGAGGAAGAGTTGATAGCCATTATATTTAGAATGCAAGACCAAGAAACAGGCGGGATAATAACAGACTATTATCCAAACGGAGAACCAGTAGAATATGCAGATGCAAATACGGAAACGACATCAATAACCATAATAGCCCTAACATACGAAGCTGAATAAGCTATGAGCCTCTTCACGATAGATACCTAATGCCCTGCCAGGGCGCCACTCACTTTAATGGTTTTCTTTTAGGACTACTGGTT
It encodes:
- a CDS encoding DHH family phosphoesterase, with product MQIKRIIELIDELNVKLVVLLCHHNADPDAVCSAYALSSLLKRLRPEIQVEIAAAQGPSRLSKHLLNFIPATLTEEPRIEEADLLIILDTNTVQQLDDWAERVKNAKAPIIVIDHHASHPETEKLATLMVADENASSTCEIIYRFFKEAETKPEKNEALAIFLGIAFDTRHFVLASSSALKTAADLVDAGVNVQEALSMLSLPMDPSERIARLKASQRAKIRKIDDWIIALSHVSAFQASAARALISLGADVAVVAGQINDSVRVSLRCTKEFHEKTGIHLGRDIAKPLGEYLHGMGGGHSVSAGVNGSGDVEAALKRCFRLIREKLKTVT
- a CDS encoding ATP-binding cassette domain-containing protein, coding for MAVIEAKNLTFTYAGRESPSIRDITLSIDRGEFVILTGPSGCGKTTLCRCFNGLIPHFYNGKLEGEVIVAGLRVDEHPTHELARHVGLVFQNPENQLFALSVEKDVAFGLENLGLPREEIRKTVDWAMKTTGIYELRERAPYELSGGQQQRVAIAAVLAMRPEVMVLDEPTSFLDPVGAKQIFDVIYNLNRKLGITVVLVEHRLDLAANYATRVIVMNEGKIVLDGSPKKILSSEEARLIGIGIPKATMLYQILKNDGLPLRGNETPVTPEETAKLIEEALRDD
- a CDS encoding ABC transporter ATP-binding protein, giving the protein MIEVKNVYFTYPNGVEALKGVSLKIDRGDFVAIMGQNGAGKTTLVKHFNGLLKPTKGDVFVDGINTRDESVATLARKVGYVFQNPDHQLFCETVEQEIAFALKNFGFKEELIEKRVKWALNLLGLTQYRESSPFMLSGGERKRVALASVLAWDPEVVVLDEPTIGQDYMQKERLRQFIMQLRSQGKTVVIVTHDVEFVADCNPRIVLMANGKILADGPAEEILTNSNLLAKASVISPQITQIFLKLKHFGLPTKIIDVYKAREIIVEHYKSKVKK
- a CDS encoding energy-coupling factor transporter transmembrane protein EcfT; this encodes MSFFEGLKFRKISSPIHNLDPRVKFAFVLVIFVLAIVFWELPALLVLFILQIPFVILARVGRRWIRSMKGAAFLAALIFITNFGFQFFYGAESLSSLIERSVAMTFRFIVLVSSFSVFFLTTSPDMLGLALEQSRIPYEFCFAFTTAVRFVPVLADEAQTIMDAQKARGLELEKGNFLKRIKNYIPILVPLIVNAIRRSIELAEAMESRAWGATKKRTNLYILKLKRNDYALALITTMILAIAIYVRIYVPIPSITSFLTI
- a CDS encoding heavy metal resistance protein CzcA, coding for MRSLQPKTLRIIVDEREKPSSVPEALKKLGAQVEFKMLEVGDYIVSPLCAVERKSSRDFLKSLYSGRLFDQASRISDCYEKSVLIVEGDFPNFLYEMKNPKVFWGALTALAFKFNLNVFFTAEPWQTAELIYTIAKHESVKKLAGPYVKKRFKAEDVEQNQLLIVSSLPGVGPKLGERLLKRFGTIRRIFNASIAELASVEGVGRAKAERIARILDSYYKPLATKPQQLPLDESKLQTT
- the hxlB gene encoding 6-phospho-3-hexuloisomerase — its product is MKWLRAAAQEIIEGAKRALSELDYEQVEKMIQMILEARNKKIFVVGMGRSGFVGRAFALRLMNLGFNVYFIGETITPAAEKGDLLIAISGTGATKIVLTASAAAKEIGAKVIAVTSFPESPLGKIADHVVVVGGRTKAGWPKEADYFARQLVGEREPLTPLGSIFENNCMIFLDSLVVELMARLGKTEEELRARHATIE